The Hemicordylus capensis ecotype Gifberg chromosome 6, rHemCap1.1.pri, whole genome shotgun sequence genome window below encodes:
- the ATG9B gene encoding autophagy-related protein 9B isoform X2, protein MWTGGGPVSPMAARQEPGGDYHRLADYEDDSPQEEEEEEEELLVHVTEGLKDSWHHIKNLDHFFTKIYHFHQKNGFACMMLSDIFELVQFLFVVTFTTFLLCCVEYDVLFANRPANHTHPGGGLAPDRSKVTLPDAILPTPQCTQRIRASGWIIFLLVMAATFWLYRLVKVLCSLLGYWEIRAFYTKALKIPSDKLCSCSWQEVQARLISLQREQQMCVHRRELTELDIHHRILRFKNYLVAMVNKALLPVGFRLPLLGEGVFLTQGLKYNLELLFFWGPGSLFQGKWNLQPQYKRAGARLELARRLGRSMLLLGLANLLLCPFILVWQVLYAFFSYTEVLKREPGSLGARRWSLYGRLYLRHFNELDHELQARLSRGYKPASKYMNSFTSPLLTLLAKNVGFFAGSILAVLIALTVYDEDVLTVQHILTAITLLGLVVTVARSFIPDEHLVWCPEQLLQCVLAHIHYIPDHWQGNAHKSETREEMAQLFQYKAALDIIDFFRNFSVEVVGVGDICSFAQLDIRNHGNPQWLSQGRTEASVYQQAENGKTELSLVHFAITNPRWQPPPESSLFIGHLKEKVQQDAAHAPPAQRLLAEAPLGTSLLSDEGPSTVPDALLASVLAHPVLAAERRLLSPPPGSTASAAASILASLSSSRPPRRSCPPGETSVYRSDSTLLGDSVAPPESHQTPLTRSVVLSELASAEMSLHAIYMHELHQQQQQAPRPAPLQRSAQAASARQPCGQDLPLGGWEEEEEEETRAQQPEREKS, encoded by the exons ATGTGGACAGGGGGCGGCCCAGTGTCCCCCATGGCTGCTCGCCAAGAGCCCGGTGGCGACTACCATCGCCTGGCAGACTACGAAGATGACTCtccgcaggaggaggaggaggaggaggaggagctgctggtgCACGTCACGGAGGGGCTGAAAG ATTCCTGGCAccacatcaagaacctggacCACTTCTTCACCAAA ATCTACCACTTCCACCAGAAGAACGGCTTTGCCTGCATGATGCTCTCGGACATCTTCGAGCTGGT GCAGTTCCTGTTTGTGGTCACCTTCACCACCTTCCTGCTCTGCTGCGTGGAGTACGACGTGCTTTTTGCCAACCGGCCTGCCAACCACACCCACCCAGGGGGCGGCCTGGCGCCCGACAGGAGCAAGGTGACGCTGCCCGACGCCATCCTGCCCACGCCACAGTGCACGCAGAG gATCCGGGCCAGCGGCTGGATCATCTTCCTGCTGGTGATGGCTGCCACCTTCTGGCTCTACCGCTTGGTGAAGGTGCTGTGCAGCCTGCTGGGCTACTGGGAGATCCGTGCCTTTTACACCAAGGCCCTCAAGATTCCCTCG GACAAGctgtgcagctgcagctggcaggAGGTGCAGGCGCGGCTGATCTCGCTGCAGCGGGAGCAGCAGATGTGCGTGCACCGGCGGGAGCTGACGGAGCTGGACATCCACCACCGCATCCTGCGCTTCAAGAACTACCTGGTGGCCATGGTGAACAAGGCGCTGCTGCCCGTCGGCTTCCGGCTGCCGCTGCTGGGCGAGGGGGTCTTCCTGACGCAGGGCCTCAAGTACAACCTGGAGCTCCTCTTCTTCTGGGGGCCGGGCTCCCTCTTCCAGGGCaagtggaacctccagccccagtACAAGCGGGCAGGGGCGCGCCTGGAGCTGGCCCGCCGCCTGGGCCgcagcatgctgctgctggggctggcCAACCTGCTGCTCTGCCCCTTCATCCTGGTCTGGCAGGTGCTCTACGCCTTCTTCAGCTACACGGAGGTGCTCAAGCGGGAGCCCGGCAGCCTGGGGGCCCGCCGCTGGTCGCTCTACGGCCGCCTCTACCTGCGCCACTTCAACGAGCTGGACCACGAGCTGCAGGCCCGCCTGAGCCGCGGCTACAAGCCTGCCTCCAAGTACATGAACTCCTTCACCAGCCCGCTGCTCACCCTGCTGGCCAAGAACGTGGGCTTCTTTGCCGGCTCCATCCTGGCCGTGCTGATCGCCCTGACCGTCTACGACGAGGATGTCCTCACTGTGCAGCACATCCTCACCGCCATCACCCTCCTGGGGCTCGTGGTGACCGTGGCCAG GTCCTTCATCCCCGATGAGCACCTGGTGTGGTGCCCAGAGCAGCTGCTGCAGTGCGTCCTGGCGCACATCCACTACATCCCCGACCACTGGCAGGGCAACGCCCACAAGTCGGAGACCCGCGAGGAGATGGCCCAGCTCTTCCAGTACAAGGCC GCCCTGGACATCATCGACTTCTTCCGCAACTTCTCTGTCGAGGTGGTGGGCGTCGGGGACATCTGCTCCTTTGCCCAGCTGGACATCCGCAACCATGGCAATCCGCAG tGGCTGTCGCAAGGCCGGACGGAGGCCTCTGTCTACCAGCAGGCGGAGAACGGCAAGACGGAGCTTTCGCTCGTCCACTTTGCCATCACCAACCCGCGCTGGCAGCCGCCGCCCGAAAGCTCCCTCTTCATCGGGCACCTCAAGGAGAAGGTGCAGCAGGATGCGGCCCACGCCCCGCCTGCCCAGCGCCTCCTGGCTGAGGCCCCCTTGGGCACCTCCTTGCTCTCGGACGAGGGGCCCAGCACCGTG CCGGACGCCCTGCTGGCCAGTGTCCTGGCTCACCCCGTCCTGGCAGCGGAGCGGCGCCTCCTCAGCCCCCCGCCGGGCAGCACAGCCAGCGCCGCCGCCAGCATCCTGGCCTCGCTCTCCAGTTCCCGGCCGCCTCGGCGCAGCTGCCCCCCGGGCGAGACCTCGGTCTACCGCAGCGACAGCACCCTCCTGGGGGACAG CGTCGCTCCGCCTGAGTCGCACCAGACGCCCCTGACCCGCTCCGTGGTGCTGTCGGAGTTGGCTTCAGCCGAGATGAGTCTGCACGCCATTTACATGCACGag ctccaccagcagcagcaacaggcacCGCGCCCTGCTCCCTTGCAGCGCTCAGCACAAGCAG CTTCTGCAAGGCAACCCTGCGGCCAGGATCTGCCCctcgggggctgggaggaggaggaggaggaggagactcggGCACAGCAGCCGGAGAGGGAGAAGAGCTAG
- the ATG9B gene encoding autophagy-related protein 9B isoform X1, with product MWTGGGPVSPMAARQEPGGDYHRLADYEDDSPQEEEEEEEELLVHVTEGLKDSWHHIKNLDHFFTKIYHFHQKNGFACMMLSDIFELVQFLFVVTFTTFLLCCVEYDVLFANRPANHTHPGGGLAPDRSKVTLPDAILPTPQCTQRIRASGWIIFLLVMAATFWLYRLVKVLCSLLGYWEIRAFYTKALKIPSDKLCSCSWQEVQARLISLQREQQMCVHRRELTELDIHHRILRFKNYLVAMVNKALLPVGFRLPLLGEGVFLTQGLKYNLELLFFWGPGSLFQGKWNLQPQYKRAGARLELARRLGRSMLLLGLANLLLCPFILVWQVLYAFFSYTEVLKREPGSLGARRWSLYGRLYLRHFNELDHELQARLSRGYKPASKYMNSFTSPLLTLLAKNVGFFAGSILAVLIALTVYDEDVLTVQHILTAITLLGLVVTVARSFIPDEHLVWCPEQLLQCVLAHIHYIPDHWQGNAHKSETREEMAQLFQYKAVFILEELLSPIVTPFLLIFALRAKALDIIDFFRNFSVEVVGVGDICSFAQLDIRNHGNPQWLSQGRTEASVYQQAENGKTELSLVHFAITNPRWQPPPESSLFIGHLKEKVQQDAAHAPPAQRLLAEAPLGTSLLSDEGPSTVPDALLASVLAHPVLAAERRLLSPPPGSTASAAASILASLSSSRPPRRSCPPGETSVYRSDSTLLGDSVAPPESHQTPLTRSVVLSELASAEMSLHAIYMHELHQQQQQAPRPAPLQRSAQAASARQPCGQDLPLGGWEEEEEEETRAQQPEREKS from the exons ATGTGGACAGGGGGCGGCCCAGTGTCCCCCATGGCTGCTCGCCAAGAGCCCGGTGGCGACTACCATCGCCTGGCAGACTACGAAGATGACTCtccgcaggaggaggaggaggaggaggaggagctgctggtgCACGTCACGGAGGGGCTGAAAG ATTCCTGGCAccacatcaagaacctggacCACTTCTTCACCAAA ATCTACCACTTCCACCAGAAGAACGGCTTTGCCTGCATGATGCTCTCGGACATCTTCGAGCTGGT GCAGTTCCTGTTTGTGGTCACCTTCACCACCTTCCTGCTCTGCTGCGTGGAGTACGACGTGCTTTTTGCCAACCGGCCTGCCAACCACACCCACCCAGGGGGCGGCCTGGCGCCCGACAGGAGCAAGGTGACGCTGCCCGACGCCATCCTGCCCACGCCACAGTGCACGCAGAG gATCCGGGCCAGCGGCTGGATCATCTTCCTGCTGGTGATGGCTGCCACCTTCTGGCTCTACCGCTTGGTGAAGGTGCTGTGCAGCCTGCTGGGCTACTGGGAGATCCGTGCCTTTTACACCAAGGCCCTCAAGATTCCCTCG GACAAGctgtgcagctgcagctggcaggAGGTGCAGGCGCGGCTGATCTCGCTGCAGCGGGAGCAGCAGATGTGCGTGCACCGGCGGGAGCTGACGGAGCTGGACATCCACCACCGCATCCTGCGCTTCAAGAACTACCTGGTGGCCATGGTGAACAAGGCGCTGCTGCCCGTCGGCTTCCGGCTGCCGCTGCTGGGCGAGGGGGTCTTCCTGACGCAGGGCCTCAAGTACAACCTGGAGCTCCTCTTCTTCTGGGGGCCGGGCTCCCTCTTCCAGGGCaagtggaacctccagccccagtACAAGCGGGCAGGGGCGCGCCTGGAGCTGGCCCGCCGCCTGGGCCgcagcatgctgctgctggggctggcCAACCTGCTGCTCTGCCCCTTCATCCTGGTCTGGCAGGTGCTCTACGCCTTCTTCAGCTACACGGAGGTGCTCAAGCGGGAGCCCGGCAGCCTGGGGGCCCGCCGCTGGTCGCTCTACGGCCGCCTCTACCTGCGCCACTTCAACGAGCTGGACCACGAGCTGCAGGCCCGCCTGAGCCGCGGCTACAAGCCTGCCTCCAAGTACATGAACTCCTTCACCAGCCCGCTGCTCACCCTGCTGGCCAAGAACGTGGGCTTCTTTGCCGGCTCCATCCTGGCCGTGCTGATCGCCCTGACCGTCTACGACGAGGATGTCCTCACTGTGCAGCACATCCTCACCGCCATCACCCTCCTGGGGCTCGTGGTGACCGTGGCCAG GTCCTTCATCCCCGATGAGCACCTGGTGTGGTGCCCAGAGCAGCTGCTGCAGTGCGTCCTGGCGCACATCCACTACATCCCCGACCACTGGCAGGGCAACGCCCACAAGTCGGAGACCCGCGAGGAGATGGCCCAGCTCTTCCAGTACAAGGCC GTCTTCATCCTGGAGGAGCTGCTCAGCCCCATCGTGACGCCCTTCCTCCTCATCTTCGCCCTGCGCGCCAAGGCCCTGGACATCATCGACTTCTTCCGCAACTTCTCTGTCGAGGTGGTGGGCGTCGGGGACATCTGCTCCTTTGCCCAGCTGGACATCCGCAACCATGGCAATCCGCAG tGGCTGTCGCAAGGCCGGACGGAGGCCTCTGTCTACCAGCAGGCGGAGAACGGCAAGACGGAGCTTTCGCTCGTCCACTTTGCCATCACCAACCCGCGCTGGCAGCCGCCGCCCGAAAGCTCCCTCTTCATCGGGCACCTCAAGGAGAAGGTGCAGCAGGATGCGGCCCACGCCCCGCCTGCCCAGCGCCTCCTGGCTGAGGCCCCCTTGGGCACCTCCTTGCTCTCGGACGAGGGGCCCAGCACCGTG CCGGACGCCCTGCTGGCCAGTGTCCTGGCTCACCCCGTCCTGGCAGCGGAGCGGCGCCTCCTCAGCCCCCCGCCGGGCAGCACAGCCAGCGCCGCCGCCAGCATCCTGGCCTCGCTCTCCAGTTCCCGGCCGCCTCGGCGCAGCTGCCCCCCGGGCGAGACCTCGGTCTACCGCAGCGACAGCACCCTCCTGGGGGACAG CGTCGCTCCGCCTGAGTCGCACCAGACGCCCCTGACCCGCTCCGTGGTGCTGTCGGAGTTGGCTTCAGCCGAGATGAGTCTGCACGCCATTTACATGCACGag ctccaccagcagcagcaacaggcacCGCGCCCTGCTCCCTTGCAGCGCTCAGCACAAGCAG CTTCTGCAAGGCAACCCTGCGGCCAGGATCTGCCCctcgggggctgggaggaggaggaggaggaggagactcggGCACAGCAGCCGGAGAGGGAGAAGAGCTAG
- the LOC128331392 gene encoding basic proline-rich protein-like, which yields MGAWATFQPAAGGGTCWVALSQAGEAEHWARSLRQAGRTQQQPGRPGVCPNGLSPGTGALREGELSPESRAAPGPPAEKGAAEGRNPGPHQPPPAPSQEARLPPCWPKTGKQRLEANGRPARRGQEAGPPITGGQPAKQGAGSQPGTAAADPAQGPRSRSQRQPLPWRAALSAQVCGPPETLPPGAPSPPPPPPPCSWKTPRPQSPSPPPPPPPLSGPAAAQDRALRHQLPGGPRAEAEVRRRLRWGRPCQRLPGAPTDRHSPPAALRSHGARRRGAAAGAPLLQPERGRGQQRPLRPREGQGKPAGGQDHGAACRGTAAGQGGSSQGAQPEAPPRLEEPAQRGRPGCAASGLACCGSLAPELLRPGRGLAANYLQGDQGAAAGKSARPPVPRRALEAGPEAAEVSPARRALAPPATSSSQEGGWQPSRVWSRGVASRAACPGGWRRLPAKASARLLERASLPEPGRLRPPLGVHSGAFWGKAPSSVAQADSRPRRGSPGRCVSLRALVPKPPRDAVHTRRRQSREGQRSQAAAAAAAAAAAGRRGRGPPSATGCHLPLLRGEEPGAG from the exons ATGGGCGCCTGGGCTACCTTCCAGCCCGCTGCAGGTGGAGGGACCTGCTGGGTGGCCCTGAGCCAGGCGGGGGAAGCTGAGCACTGGGCACGCTCGCTGAGGCAAGCCGGGAGAacccagcagcagccaggcaggcCAGGCGTCTGCCCCAACGGCCTCTCGCCAGGCACTGGGGCGCTCCGGGAAGGAGAACTCTCTCCTGAGAGCCGGGCCGCCCCAGGCCCTCCAGCGGAGAAGGGGGCTGCGGAGGGCAGAAACCCAGGGCCCCACCAGCCTCCGCCTGCCCCTTCCCAGGAGGCCAgactcccaccctgctggcccAAGACAGGAAAACAGAGGCTGGAGGCCAACGGCAGACCAGCCAGAAGAGGACAAGAGGCAGGGCCCCCTATCACAGGGGG GCAACCTGCTAAGCAAGGAGCCGGATCCCAGCCTGGCACAGCGGCAGCAGACCCAGCGCAGGGACCCCGCTCGCGCTCACAGCGCCAGCCTCTGCCATGGAGAGCAGCACTGAGCGCCCAGGTCTGCGGGCCACCCGAAACGCTGCCGCCAGGAGcgccctcgccgccgccgccgccgccaccctgcTCCTGGAAGACCCCGCGCCCCCAGTCGCcctccccgccgcctcctccccctcctctcagcGGCCCGGCTGCGGCCCAAGACCGCGCACTCAGGCACCAGCTCCCTGGAGGCCCCCGGGCAGAGGCAGAGGTGCGGCGCCGCTTGCGCTGGGGCAGGCCCTGCCAGCGCTTGCCCGGAGCCCCGACTGACCGACACTCCCCGCCAGCCGCCTTGCGCTCCCATGGAGCCCGCAGGCGGGGAGCAGCAGCCGGGGCACCCCTGCTGCAGCCCGAGCGAGGGCGAGGCCAGCAGAGGCCCCTCCGCCCCAGGGAGGGCCAGGGCAAGCCAGCTGGAGGGCAGGACCACGGAGCAGCCTGCCGAGGCACCGCGGCAGGCCAGGGAGGCAGCAGCCAAGGCGCCCAGCCAGAGGCGCCCCCTCGCCTGGAGGAGCCCGCCCAGAGAGGCCGGCCGGGCTGTGCTGCATCGGGCCTGGCCTGCTGCGGAAGCCTTGCGCCGGAGCTCCTCCGCCCTGGCCGAGGCCTTGCCGCCAATTACCTGCAGGGTGACCAAGGGGCGGCTGCTGGGAAGAGTGCGCGCCCGCCAGTCCCTCGCCGGGCGCTGGAAGCAGGTCCGGAGGCGGCCGAGGTCTCCCCAGCCAGGCGGGCTCTGGCGCCGCCGGCTACCTCGTCATCTCAGGAGGGCGGCTGGCAGCCCAGCAGGGTCTGGAGCCGGGGAGTCGCTTCCCGAGCAGCTTGTCCAGGGGGCTGGCGCAGGCTCCCTGCCAAGGCTTCGGCAAGACTGCTGGAGCGCGCCTCCCTCCCGGAGCCCGGGCGCCTCCGTCCGCCGCTGGGTGTGCACTCGGGCGCCTTCTGGGGCAAGGCGCCCTCCTCCGTGGCGCAGGCGGACTCCAGGCCCCGCCGAGGCTCTCCGGGCCGGTGTGTCTCTTTGCGGGCTCTCGTGCCAAAGCCCCCCCGCGACGCGGTGCACACACGGAGGAGGCAGTCACGGGAGGGGCAGCGGtcccaggcggcggcggcggcggcagcagcagcagcggcggggcgGCGTGGTCGGGGGCCGCCAAGCGCCACGGGATGCCATCTCCCTCTGCTGCGGGGCGAGGAGCCAGGCGCGGGCTAA